CCCTTGACATCCCGCAGCTCGGCGAAAGCGAATATCTGAGTAAGAAAGTGCTCGCCGATCCTCATGTTCAAAAGCCTGGCCTCGTCCTCGATGGCCAGATGGCCGAACTTTGCGAGCACTGCCCTGCCGAAGAACCCCCTCTCCTTGGCCGTGAGGGCGGCAACCTTCTCTCCTGGCGGGTAGACCTTGACATCCTTGATGCCACAGGAGGGGGACCTGCTCTTGAGAAGGAACCCGTCCACCTCGCCGATATGGGAAAGGTATCTGTCACAGAACTCGTTGGCCAGGTCCGTAACGTCCCTCCCCGTGGCAGGTTGCACCATCCTCAGCCCTTCCTTTTCCTTGACCACCCTTACCGGGTCCCTAGGAACGCCCAGGCCGATCTCGACCTCCATGCATACCGGGAGCATGTCACAATAAGGCATCAATCGCTTGACAATGTCGCTGTTGATCATCTCCCCGTTCCATCTGCATCTTTCGAACTCGATGCACTTGCTGATGACCAACCTCGGTCGGCAAAAGGAAGACATCTGCGATGCTCTCCAGGAAATAGATATATTACGACGTTCTTAGGTTGTATGCTCAAATTATAATTTCCCCTCCTGGTGACACGATGAACTACCTGAGAACCGTCGGTAAGGTCATGTTCTTTTTCGGGATGGTGTGCATGGCCATAGCTCTCCTGGGAGGGGAGTTCGAGATAGGGCTCTTCATGATGTTCCTTCCTGTGCTCATAGCCAAGACGTTCCTTTCCACACTGGCGGTGCTTCTGATATTCTTCGGTATGATGACCTGGATCTTCGGGATGCTGGATGACGCGAGGACAAGGGAGGAGGTCTCCCATCTGCTCGAGAAGGGGCTGGACGGTAGCTGTCAGAACGGCGAGGACAAGATAAAATGTGCAACATCCGGTGTCGTCCTGATAGGCCCGATATTGATCGTCTGGGACTCGGACTACAGGATGATACTTCTTGCGGTCGTGATCGTGATGGTGATGCTCTCCTCGATGCTCCTTCTATACTTCAGATGATCTTGCTAGTAACTTCGCGGCCTTGTCCAGCGATACATCGTCCTTTTTTGCCCTGCCTCTGACGATCCCGATCAGCCGGACATAATCATCGTAGCCCAGTCCTTCCCGTCTCATGCATCTGCCAAGGACCTGTTCGAAGACCTCGCCCTTGTCCTTGAAGGCCCTTGCCGCCTCTTTCAACGCCCGGACCTCGGCTTCGCTCAGCTCTTCTTCGCGCGCTCGACCACCCTCAGGAAGTTCTTGAAGATGTCATAACCATGCTCGGTGTTCTCGACCTCGGGATGGAACTGCAGGCCGTAGATCGGCCTGGACACGTGCCTGATTGCCTCGATCTCACAGGAGTCCGTACGGGCCAATACCTCAAATCCTGGAGGGAGGGTCTTGACCTCATCGTTGTGCGACTCCCATACGGTGAACTCCCTTGGCAGGCCGTCGAACAGGTCGCCGTCCTTCTCGACACGGAGCGTCGCCTTCCCGAACTCGGGCCTCTCCGCCGGTCCTATCGTGCCACCGAAGTGCGTGCTCATGAACTGCATGCCAGCACATATGCCCAAGATGGGGAACGTCGCCCTGTCCAGATATTCACCGTTCCTGCCCATCCGTCCCGCCTCCGAGGCCACGCTGGGGGACCCTCCTGACAGGATGAGCCCATCTACCTCGGCTATTTCCTCGAACGGGGTACTGTTCGGGACTATCTTGGTGTCCACCTTCAGATACTTCAGGACCCTCCATTCCCTATGCGTCCACTGGCCACCGTTGTCGATCACGTAGACCTTCATCTGCTGACGAAAATGACCGAATTATTATTAAACCGATGGGGTGGCGTGTTCCGCCATGAACGAGAACCTTCTGAGAAAAAGGTTAAATCAAGGGCGACAATGGTCAACCTGAGATGAAAGCCGTCCTCTTCGACCTGGGCCATACGCTCATCGATTATTATTACGATTGGGAAGGGCCAGAGGACCGTTCCATAAGGAAGTTCTATGGAATGGTGATCGATGCTGGCGGGGATGCTGAGGAGATGGAGTTCACCAGGTTCGTCAAGGCCCTATTGAACGAGGGGAGGAGAAGGAGATCGGCCGAGATGGTCGAGATACCTCTCGAGAAGGTGCTGATGGCCGTGCTGGAGCATTATGAGATGGAGGATGATGACCACCTTGTCAAGCTGGGCTGCGATGCGTTCTATGGTTCCCTCATGGAGGAGAGGGAGCTGGTCCCAGGGACCATAGAGATGCTTGAGAGGGTGAAGGCCAAGGGTTACAAGGTCGGCCTGGTGTCGGACGTTGCCTGGGGCCTTCCTGTGGAGTATCCCATGC
This genomic window from Methanomassiliicoccales archaeon contains:
- a CDS encoding GMP synthase subunit A yields the protein MKVYVIDNGGQWTHREWRVLKYLKVDTKIVPNSTPFEEIAEVDGLILSGGSPSVASEAGRMGRNGEYLDRATFPILGICAGMQFMSTHFGGTIGPAERPEFGKATLRVEKDGDLFDGLPREFTVWESHNDEVKTLPPGFEVLARTDSCEIEAIRHVSRPIYGLQFHPEVENTEHGYDIFKNFLRVVERAKKS
- a CDS encoding DUF1722 domain-containing protein, with amino-acid sequence MSSFCRPRLVISKCIEFERCRWNGEMINSDIVKRLMPYCDMLPVCMEVEIGLGVPRDPVRVVKEKEGLRMVQPATGRDVTDLANEFCDRYLSHIGEVDGFLLKSRSPSCGIKDVKVYPPGEKVAALTAKERGFFGRAVLAKFGHLAIEDEARLLNMRIGEHFLTQIFAFAELRDVKGSRKLSKLVDMHSRYKLLLMSYSHKELRTLGNIVANREKRRFDEVIEAYSPHFYAALSRPPRCGSGTNVLLHAFGYLSDKLNTEEKALFLDTLKKFNDGKVPMTVPIGIIKAWVARFDIPYLRQQRFLQPFPDEFLEMMSNDACLGRDLWADLEQ
- a CDS encoding HAD family hydrolase, with translation MKAVLFDLGHTLIDYYYDWEGPEDRSIRKFYGMVIDAGGDAEEMEFTRFVKALLNEGRRRRSAEMVEIPLEKVLMAVLEHYEMEDDDHLVKLGCDAFYGSLMEERELVPGTIEMLERVKAKGYKVGLVSDVAWGLPVEYPMQDIELYGLDAYFDDLVFSTDVGLRKPHPRLFKLALYNLGVKAEDSFFIGNSIRCDIKGANDVGMTSVLKESVHPEPVDGVVPKHRIKDWDELDDIL
- a CDS encoding DUF131 domain-containing protein gives rise to the protein MNYLRTVGKVMFFFGMVCMAIALLGGEFEIGLFMMFLPVLIAKTFLSTLAVLLIFFGMMTWIFGMLDDARTREEVSHLLEKGLDGSCQNGEDKIKCATSGVVLIGPILIVWDSDYRMILLAVVIVMVMLSSMLLLYFR